In the Dama dama isolate Ldn47 chromosome 13, ASM3311817v1, whole genome shotgun sequence genome, one interval contains:
- the BDKRB2 gene encoding B2 bradykinin receptor yields the protein MFSAWKRPMFPSIHEDTVPTTASFGAKMFNLTSQVLEPALNGTLPESSSCFQSDWWNLLNTIQPPFLWILFLLATLENIFVLSVFCLHKSSCTVAEIYLGNLAVADLILAFGLPFWAVTIANNFDWLFGEALCRVVNTMLYMNLYSSICFLMLVSIDRYLALVKTMSMGRMRRVPWAKLYSLVIWGCALLLSSPMLAFRTMQEYNAEGHNVTACVIRYPSRNWEVFTNILLNSVGFLLPLSVITFCTVQIMQVLRNNEMQKFKEIQTERKATLLVLAVLLLFVVCWLPFQVSTLLDTLLRLQVLSGCWNEYVIDVFTQISSFVAYSNSCLNPLVYVIVGKRFRKKSREVYTRLCRPGGCGSPEPSQTENSMGTLRTSISVERHIHKLS from the exons ATGTTCTCGGCCTGGAAGAGACCAATGTTCCCATCTATTCATGAGGACACAGTGCCCACCACTGCGTCCTTCGG CGCCAAAATGTTCAACCTCACCTCCCAGGTCCTTGAACCTGCTCTCAACGGGACCCTGCCCGAGAGCAGCAGCTGCTTCCAGTCCGACTGGTGGAACTTGCTCAACACCATCCAGCCCCCCTTCCTCTGGATCCTCTTCCTACTCGCCACTCTGGAGAACATCTTTGTCCTTAGCGTCTTCTGTCTGCACAAGAGCAGCTGCACGGTGGCGGAGATCTACCTGGGCAACCTGGCCGTGGCAGACCTGATCCTGGCCTTCGGGCTGCCCTTCTGGGCCGTCACCATCGCCAACAACTTCGACTGGCTCTTCGGGGAAGCCCTCTGCCGCGTGGTGAACACCATGCTCTACATGAACCTCTACAGTAGCATCTGCTTCCTCATGCTGGTGAGCATCGACCGCTACCTGGCCCTGGTGAAGACCATGTCCATGGGCCGGATGCGCAGGGTGCCCTGGGCCAAGCTCTACAGCCTGGTGATCTGGGGCTGCGCGCTGCTTCTGAGCTCGCCCATGCTGGCCTTCCGCACCATGCAGGAGTACAACGCCGAGGGCCACAACGTCACCGCCTGCGTCATCAGGTACCCGTCCCGCAACTGGGAGGTCTTCACCAACATCCTCCTGAACTCGGTGGGCTTCCTGCTGCCCCTGAGCGTCATCACCTTCTGCACCGTGCAGATCATGCAGGTGCTGCGTAACAACGAGATGCAGAAGTTCAAGGAGATCCAGACGGAGAGGAAGGCCACGCTGCTGGTCCTGGCGGTCCTGCTGCTGTTCGTCGTCTGCTGGCTGCCCTTCCAGGTCAGCACCTTGCTGGACACGCTGCTGCGCCTCCAGGTCCTCTCGGGCTGCTGGAACGAGTACGTGATCGACGTCTTCACGCAGATCTCGTCCTTCGTGGCTTACAGCAACAGCTGCCTCAACCCACTGGTGTACGTGATCGTGGGCAAGCGCTTCCGCAAGAAGTCGCGGGAGGTGTACACGCGGCTGTGCCGGCCAGGCGGCTGCGGGTCGCCGGAGCCCAGCCAGACGGAGAACTCCATGGGCACGCTGCGGACCTCCATCTCCGTGGAACGCCACATTCACAAACTGTCGTAG